Genomic DNA from Haloarcula marina:
ATCCTCTTTCAGGGCGAGGGGCTGGCGAAACTCGACGACGCCTCCCGCGAGCGGGTGCTGGACTTCGCGGAGGACTTCATGGACTGTGACTGTCAGGCCGCCCCGCACTGTGGCTGTCCCGAGCGGAAGTTCGTCGCGTACCTGCTGGAACTGCGCGAACAGGGCCTCGGCCCGGACGCCATCGTGGACGTGATGACCGACGAGTACATGCTGTACGCCTACCCCGGCGACGTGCTCTCCTTCCTCGACAACTCGGTCCGAACGCTGGAAGCAGTCGAGACGCTGGCCGACGTGGACGGCCGGGACGACGTGGCAGAAGAAGTTCAGCGGCGGCGAAACCGCCTGATGTAGAACCTACAGGTCGTCGAAACTACCGATGCGGTAGGAGGCGTCCTCTTCCTCGCCTTCGTCTAAGTCCTCGAGGTGGATGACCTCGTCTTGGTCCATCTCGTCGAGTTGCTGGCGTAGTTTCGTCACGTAGCGCTTGTGTTCTTCCAGTTGCTCGCGGAGGTGCTCGGCTTCGAGTTCGAGGCGTTCGTGCTCCCGGACGAAGCTCTTGGGCACTTCGACTTTCGGCGGGAAGCTTTCGCTGCTGGACTCCTTGGTCGCCGCCTCCAGTTCGTGGTCCGGCGCGACGGTCACCTGCCCGTCGTGGGCCACCAGCGTGTCGACGTAGTCGCGGAAGACCGCGGAGAGGGAGATGTCGCGCTCCTCCGCGATTTCGCGAAGCGTCTCGAACTTGTCTTCGCTGACGCGGAAGGAGATGGTCTTGTTTTTGTTCCCCATGCGTGTGTCACATTCATCGCTCCTCGTATTTATTACTTCGTCAGACGCTAGCACGCGCTCTCGACGGGCGAAAGAAACCCGTTCGGAGAGCGAAGCCGTTTAGCCCGCCCCGCCCCGGTCACCGATATGGACGCGACCGCACATCACTACGCCGTCACCGTCAGCGACCTCGAACGGGCCGTCGAGTTCTACCGCGACGTGCTCGGACTCGACGTGCTGTCTCGCTTCGCCGTCGGCGGCGAGGCCTTCGCCACCGGCGTCGGCGTCGACGGCGCGAGCGCCGACTTCGCCCATCTGGACGCGGGCGGCGCGCGAATCGAACTCGTCGAGTACGCGCCCGAGGGCGACGCCGTCGCCGAGAGCGACCTGAACCGACCGGGAGCGACCCATCTGGGCCTCGAAGTCGAGGACTTGGACGCCGTCTACGAAGGGCTACCCGACGACGTGGAGACGCTGGCCGCGCCACAGACCACCGAGAGCGGCACGCGAATTCTGTTCGTCCGGGACCCGGAGGGCACGCTGGTCGAACTGCTGGAGACGTGACCGCGAAAATCGAACCGGACGCGCCTACTCAGGCGCTGGCTTCGGCCTGCTCGTCTTGCAGACTCTCTAACGCGCCGAGGACGCCCTGTTTGTACCGCTCGACGTCGTCACCGTAGTGCTCGTAGGCCATCGCGACGTACTCGTTCGTCGCCGGGTCCTCCGGGTCCGATTCGGTGAATCGACGGATGCGGTCGAGGGTGCGCTCGGCCGTCTCGGCGACCCAGCGGTCCCGGGTGGCCTCGTCCACCTTCGAGATGGACTCCGGTCGGATGGAGACGTTCACGTCGCCCTCCTCGGTCTCGTAGGTGCGCGGTTTGCCGACGACGGCGACGTACGCCGGTGGCTCCAGTTCGCGCAGCATCGAGGCGGCGTCGGGCTGGTACTGCCCGGCGTACATGAAGAACGTGTCGCCGTTGGGGTCGACGACCCGCCCCTGCCAGTACTCGCTGTCCTCGCCGACGTCCTCCGTCTCGGTCAGCGTCCCGACGAGGAACACGCGGTTTGCGCGTTCGCCCGTCGGCAGGAGGGCGTAGCGCGGTGCGCGCTCGTCGTCCGATTCCTGGAACGTGTAACTCGCATCGTTGAACTCGCGGGCGAAGACGCGCTGGGCGACTTCGCGGGTGGGGGTGCTCGCCATTTATATCGACCTCGCTTTGATGAGTAGTTCGTCCGCGTCCACTGTCCCGGTCAGTCGCTCCTGTTCGTCCGCGAGGACGTACCGGCCGAACGTCGGCCCGGTCACCCTGTAGTAGCGGCCGAGGATGTCCTTGCGCATCTCGTCGGCGACCACCGTCGTATCGAGGGCGTCCATCGCCATCTCCTTGGCCTCTTCGAGGGAGATGCCGGTCAACTGCTCGGTGGCTTCCTCGTCGAAGATGACCTCGATGACTTCCTCGCCGTCGTCGAGAACGCCCTTGATGCGGAGGTCGAACTCGCCTTCGACCTCGCCGTGTTCGCTACAGCGGCCGTTCTGGAGGACGCGCGTGCAGTCGTCTTCGGGACACCGTTTGATGAGGCCCGACCCGGACTGGATGTCGACGAGTGCGCCCTCGACTTCGACGCTGTCGTCGCCGACCTCTATCTCCTCGTCGAGTTCCTCGATGGTCGTCGTCCGGTTGAGTTTTACCGAGAACCGGCCCTGATACTCGTCGGTGACGACGTTGCGCAGGGCGTAGGACTTCCCCTCCTCGAGTTCGGGGAGGTCGGACTTCGACCACTTGGTGAACTTGATGGTGCCCGTCTCGTCGCCGAGCAGTCCGACCTGCGCGACGGCATCGGCGCGCGGGTCCCACAGTTCGACGACGGTGACGCGCATGTCGACCCACTCCTCGGGGGCGTCGACGTCCGAGACCGTCACCTGTTCGTTGCCGCCACCGCCGCTCAACTGGTCGCGGTCCATGCCCGCCTCGTCGAGGTACGTGTTGGTGACGCTCCGGCGCGCCTCGGTGAGGGGGACCTTGTATTCGTCGACCAGCGTTTCGAGGCGCTCCTCGACGTCGTCGACCGTGAGGTCTAACTGGTCGGAAAACTGCTCGTGTATCTCTTCGGCGTGGGTACGCAAATCTGTCTCGCTCATGTGCTTTCACTGTCTCCGCCTGTTTTTCGATGGGAGACAATCGACGGTTGGTCCCCTTCGTCTATAAACCCTCCCCCACCGCGGTGAAAGTGAACCGGAACGCTCGGACCGTCGCCGGACCGCGAGTGGTCGAAAAAGTGCCTTACCGCCGCCCGCACGCGTTGATACCGCGGTAATCCGATGCTACCGACCGCCGGGCGGGTGCTGTCGCCAGTCGACGGCGGGACAGTCGCCGAACGCTCGCGAGAAGATTGATTTGCCGTCGCCCGTTAGGGGCGGACATGAGCGACGGCGACGACCGAGGCGACCGACTCGGGCGGTTTATCGAGGGAGCGCTCCGCTCGGTCGGCGACCAACTGTCGGAAGCCAAACGGGCCTACAGCGACGGCAAGCGGGCCGCGCTGGCGGGCCTCCCGCGCGACGAAGACGGACGGGCGCGGATCGTCTGTCGCCGCCACGCCGAGTACCGGGCCGTCTCGCTGGACCCAGCCTCTCGACCCGACTGTTTCGACCCCGACCACCCTGACTGTCAGGGGTGCGTCGAGGACATCCGCGATGAAACTATCGAGACGTGGTGAGTTGTCCCGCGCCGTTGCAGATGAAATAGAGGGGTGTGAGTGATGACCACGGCACGATACACACCACGTCCGACCGGGGCCGAGACGGTCGTTTTCCGCCGCCATATGCGAATGTGTCCCGTAGACAGCCGCATCGCGTTCCCGAATCGGCGACACTCCGAGCCGCGAAAGGTATATTTCAGCTGGAACGTCGGTCGCCATCCCGACGGGGAAAGGGTAATTACGGCCGCCGCCGACCGAAGGGGTATGGACGGGATAGCCCGGCAGTTCTGGCTGACGGTCCTTCCGCTGCTCGTCGGGTTCTCGGCCGTTGGCCTGCTTGTGCTGGCCGCACTCTTTCCCGAGCAACTGTACGAAGTCGGGAGCGTGGGCTACATCGCGACGGCGGCCCTCGCCCTGGTCTCGCTGGGCGTCTTAGTGTGGCAACTCGCCGCCGGTGGCGGGTCGAGTCGCGACCGATTCCAACCGCCCGGGGGTTAACTTCGCATCGACCCGCCGTCGACCGGGAGCGCCGTCCCGGTGACGTACGACGACCGCGCCGACGAGAGGAAGGCGACCACGTCGCCGAGTTCTTCGGGTTGGCCGACGCGTCCCAGCGGCGCGTCCGACCACGATTCGATGCCCGCCTCGTAGGAGTCGTACTCGCCGCGTTCGACGGCGGCGTCGACCAGTTCCTCGATGCGCGGCGTCTCGTGTGCGCCCGGGAGCACCGCGTTGACCCGGACTTCGGGCGCGAACTCGCGGGCCTGTGTCTTCATCAGGCCGATGACCGCCCGCCGGACGGCGTTCGACAGCACGAGGTCGTCGATGACCTCCCGGACCGACCGGGAGGTGATGTTGACGACGGTCCCGGCCTCGGAGTCGCGCAGGTACGGGTACGCGAACCGCGTGGTCCAGACGACGCTCATCACCAGTACGTCGTAGGCACCGTACCACTCCCGTTCGGTGGTGTCGAGGAAGGACCCGGGTGCGGGGCCGCCCGCACTGGTGACCACGTGGTCGAGGCCGCCGAGTTCCGCGACCGTCTCCTCGACGAACGCTTCCACCTCGTCGCGGTCGGTGATGTCCGCTTCGACCGCGAGTACGTCGCCCTCACCGGCCGCGTCCAGTCGCTCGCGGGCGCCGTCGACGTGGGCGGGCGTCGTCCCGCAGACGGCCACGTCGGCCCCCTCGCGGGCCAGTCGCTCGGCGCTCGCCAGTCCGAGTCCGCTCGTCGCCGCGGTACACAGTGCCACGTTCCCGTCGAGTTCGAGGTCCATACCGACGCCGACGGCCGTCTGCTACAAAAGCGCGGCCCTAACTGCCCCAGAAGTTGTCGCGGCTACCGAGTCGTCGGTTGTCGTCCGCGTCGTCTTCGGCCTCGCCGTCGTCGGCGTCGGCCGCGTCGCTGTCGTCGTCCGCGTCGTCCTCGTCGCGTTCGAGTCGTTCGAGTTCGTCGGCGCGGGCGTGGTTCGACCGGACTTTCGTGATTTTGACGAGCGATTTCGCGGGTGGGAGGACGCCGTCGACCATCACGATAAAGCCGTCTTCCGTGCGGCCGACGCCCGCGCCGCTCTCGTGGATGTCGTCGACTTCGACTTCCACCTCCTGCCCGATTTTCACCGGTTGGCTCTTCAAGTCCGAAATCGGCTGGCTGTAGTGGTTACACCACTCCGCGCCGCCGCGGTCGCCGTAGTGCGTACACCCCATCCCCTCGATGCGTTCGGTGAAACTGGGACACTCGTCGGCGAGCGGACAGTCAGGCATACTGACGCCTACCTCGGCCGCCAGCAAAACGCTTGCGACCGCGCTGAACCCGCGGTAGGCGACGGAAACCGCCGGTTTGGCGGCGCATATTATTAGCGATGAAATGACAACTCATCGGCTACTTCCGAGGTCCCAACTATCATGGACGCCCGCCTCTCGGTGGTGGTACTCTGCCTCGCAGTCCTCGTCAGTGCGTCGACGGCGGGCGCCGCCGGACAGACCACCGACGACGGGACCGCCGAGGCCGACATCGAGGTGCGCTACGTCGTCGACCGACTCCCCGAGCGGACCGGCGTCGTGGAAGTCACCGCCGTCGTCGACGTGCCGGAACAGGTGACCGACCTCTCGGTTCGCCTGCCGAACAACGCCTCGGTGCAAGATGCCGACGGCTTCCGCCCGACGGAGCCCCGTTGGCAGTGGGATTCGGAGACGGAGGGGGAGACGGCCGAACTCACCTACGTCGTCCCGGTCGGCCTGCGAACGGCGTACGGCCAGCGAACGGCCGACACGGACGAGTGGTCGCTTCTCGCCCGGCGGGAGGTCGCGCTTCACGCCCGGTGGCGCTGGCAGCGCGGCACGGACCCGAAGTGGACCGAGCGCATGGTCGTCGCACCCGGACAGTCCGGTGTCGCCGGGTCGACAGCCGCGTATCTCGGCCCCTACGACAGTTTCAGCCGCGAGACGCGGGACGGGACCGTCCGCGTGGTCGTCCCCGAGGCGGCGTCGCTTCGAGCCAATCGGACGCGGATTCTCGACACGGTAGCCAGCGCACAGCGAGCGAGTCGCCTCGGTCCCGACGACGACCGCGTGACGATATTCGCCGCGCCGAACTCCCTCGCGCCCGGCGGCTATACCCCGGCCAACGGCGAACCCGTCGTGATGGTCAACGCGGGCGAACCCGTCGCGACGCCGACGAACGTCTGGGTCCACGAGTACTACCACACCCGACAGACCTACCGGACGACCGCCGAGATGCGGTGGCTCGACGAGGGGAGCGCCGACTACTACGCGGCCCGCTGGACGCTCCAGCAGGGCTACATCGACACTGGCCAGTACCGCAACCGGGTCACCACCGACCGGTACGAGAACGTCGACCTGACCCGCCCCGAGCGGTGGCCGAGCCCCGACGTGCAGTACGACAAGGGAACCCGGGTCGTCGCCGCCATCGACGCCCGCCTGTGGCAGGTGACCGACGGCAACGCCACCTTCGTCGACGTGCTGGCCCGCCTCGAACGCGCCGACGAACCCGTCACACTCGATACGTTCGCCGACGCCGTCTCGGCGGTCGCGGGGGAGGACGTGGACGCGTTCGTCCGAGCGGCCGTCACCGGTCCCGCACCGCCGGTGCCGACCGACACAGCGTACGTGGCGTCGCTGGACGCGGGCGGCCACGACCGCCAGCGCAACGCGACGACCGGAGGTGCGGCCGACCCGGTATCCGGCCTGCCAGACTTCAGCGGCCTCCCCGTGGAGAGCGAACGAGTCGGCGGAGCGGCGGCGATGCTCACCCTCGCAGGCCTCTGGGCGTGTCTACTCGGCGTCTGGGTGCGACTGGGGCGGGTGCTGTGGCGGACCGGGGCGAGGGCGACCCCGCGTCCGCGACGGCCGCGGTAGTCGGGCCTCCGTACGGCCGGTAGTGGGCGACGACAGGCGCGACACGCGGAGTCGCATAGCCCTCCTGTCGGGTGGCCGGACACGACGGTATCACCGCTGATAGACGGGGTGTGAGTATAAGTATTCGAATATGTATCTCACAGTTATGACATCGTACGCGGAGGTGTTCGGACAGGGTGGCTTGAACGACCGCGTCGACCCTGACGCGTTGCTCACCGATATCGGCCTCGACCGCGCGGAGATAGCGTGGCGCAAGGACTTCGTCGACTTCGACGAGGACGACGTAGCCAGACTCGACGGACTCCGAACACTGTTCGAAGCCAACGCCGAGGAGATAGGCGACCGCTTCTACGAGAACCTCACGCAGTACGACCAGACCGTCGAGGTACTCGGTCGGTCGCCGAAGGCCGTCGACGCGCTCAAACAGACCCAAGAGGCGTACTTCGCGACGCTCGCCGGCGGCGAGTACGGCGAGGAGTACTTCCGGAACCGCGCCCGTATCGGCAAACTCCACGACGTCCTCGACATGCCGATGAAACACTACATCGGCCAGTACGGGGTGTACTACGACCTCGTCCTCCCGCTGTTGACCGACCGGGCGAGCGACCGCATCCACGACCGCGTGGCGACGGCGCTGAACGGGGCGGCCACCGACGGTGGTGTCGCGGCCGACGCGACGGCAGACGGCGACGAGACCCTCGACGCGGTCCAGACGGCCGTCGACGAGGAACTCGCGGACCTCCGTGCGGACATCAGCGCGGTCCTGCGCATCATCAACCTCGACATGCAGGTGGTCGCGGACACCTACATCCACTCCTACAGCCAGCAGTTGTCCGCGGAGGTCGACCGCCGGGAACGGTTGGCCGCCGAAGTCGAGTCGGACCTCGAAGCGCCGATGACCGAACTCCGCCGCTCGGCCGACAGCGTCGCCGACTCCTCCCAGCAAATCGCCGACCTGACCACCGAGCAGTCCAAACGCGTCCAGTCCATCGCCAGCGAAGTCTCGAACATGAGCGCCACCGTCGAGGAGGTGGCCGCCAGCGCCTCCGAAGTCGAGCGCAACAGCGAGGACGCCCAAAGCCTCGCCGAAGACGGCCAAGACGCCGCCGACGAGGCGATGGCCGTCATGGACGACGTGGGCGACGCCGTCGACGGCGTGGCCGACGACGTGGACGAACTCCAAGACAGAGTCGGCGAAATCGACGCCGTCGTGGAAGTCATCAACGACATCGCCGAGCAGACCAACATCCTCGCGCTGAACGCCTCCATCGAGGCCGCCCGCGCCGGTGAGGCCGGGTCCGGGTTCGCCGTCGTCGCAGACGAGGTCAAGAGCCTCGCCGGAGAATCGAAAGAGCGCGCCCAAGAGATAGAGGCGCTCGTGGCCGCCATCGAGGCCGACACCGAGGACACCGTCGACAGTCTGGCCGAGACCACGAGACAAATCGAACGTGGCTTCGAACGCGTCGGCGAGGCCATGCAACTGCTGGACGACATCGCCAGCGCCGTCGAAGAGACGGCCACCGGGATTCGGGAAGTCTCCGAAGCCACCGACGACCAAGCCGCCAGCACCGAGGAAGTCGCCAGCATGCTCGACGAACTCGTCGCCCAGGCCGACACCGTCGCCGCCGAAGTCGAGCAAATCGCCGCCGCCAACGAGCAACAGGCCGCCACCATGGACGAGGTGGCACAGAACGTCCGCCGACTGACGGAGTAAGGAGGGGACACGAGAACGCCCGACGGCGTCACGGGCACGGTGGGATTCGAACCCACGACCGTCGGATTAGAAGTCCGACGCTCTATCCGGACTGAGCTACGTGCCCTCACCCGTAGGTCGGCGGGCACTCTCAAAAGCCGTGTGGAATGGATTAGCCGTCGAACGCGACGTCCTCGTCGGTGGCGTCGGCGGTGGTGATGGCGATGGCGTCGGTGGTCTCGACGGCGGTCAGGCCGTCGATGGCGCAGACGGCGTCGACGCGGTCGTGGGGAACCGAGATAGCGAGGTCGTCGAACTGGAGGTAGCGCTCGACGGTCCCGCCGGCGTCCGCGACGGCGGCGGCGACGGCCTCGGTGTCGGCGTCGTCGGCGGTGGTCAACGCGAGGGCGACGGATTCGCCGTCCATCGGGTCGGCGCGGATGCTCTCGACGGCGCGGGAGACGTACATCACTCCGAGGAGGGGCCGCCGGGGCCTTGGTTGTGCCGTTCGGCGGTCTCCAGTCGGGACTCGGCGACGGCGAACGCGAGGGTGCTGGCGAGTCCGAGCAGAGTCCCGCCGGTGAGAATGACGGCGAGGTACTCCAGGCTCTGGAGGCCGAGGAAGAACGCGCTCAGGCCGTGGAGGACGCCGCCGATAGCGAGGACGTAGAAGGGGGCGTTGAGGTAGCGCCACTCGAAGGTGTCTTGCAGGTACTCGTCGGTGACGCGACCCAGACTAGAGGTGATGCCCGCCGCGGCGAACCACTGGACCGCCCCGTAGACGAGCGCGGCCATCACTTCGACGGGCGAGCGGGGGGTCGGCTGGGCTTCGAGCGTGGCGACGCCGCTGACGCCGCCGATGGCGAGGAGGGCGGCGGCGACGACGTAGGTGATGATGGTCACGCGTCCGGCGTACAGGCTCGAGGTGACGCTGTCGGCGGCCTCGTCGAGGAGTTGTTCGGCCCCGAGGCCCCGAGCGAGGACGTACAGCCCCAAGAGGCCGGAGATGATGCCCAGTGCCGACCCGGGCAGACCGAGCGAATCGACGGCGATGGTCAGCGGGTAGATGAGCAACAGAATCCCGAGCGGAACGAGGAGCGTCCCCCGCGTCTCGGGGTCGTCGAGCACCTGTTTGATGGTGTAGTACATCGACTCCAAGTCTTGGGCCTGCCGGACGACGACGCGGCGGACCCCGTCGATGCGGATGCGCGAGCGGATGACCGGGACGACGGACTCGTCCTGTGCGCCGTCG
This window encodes:
- a CDS encoding DUF5814 domain-containing protein, translated to MAITDKIYVKNHRQLASQLETSFPKGAFKGATLDILFQGEGLAKLDDASRERVLDFAEDFMDCDCQAAPHCGCPERKFVAYLLELREQGLGPDAIVDVMTDEYMLYAYPGDVLSFLDNSVRTLEAVETLADVDGRDDVAEEVQRRRNRLM
- a CDS encoding CopG family transcriptional regulator codes for the protein MGNKNKTISFRVSEDKFETLREIAEERDISLSAVFRDYVDTLVAHDGQVTVAPDHELEAATKESSSESFPPKVEVPKSFVREHERLELEAEHLREQLEEHKRYVTKLRQQLDEMDQDEVIHLEDLDEGEEEDASYRIGSFDDL
- a CDS encoding VOC family protein, which produces MDATAHHYAVTVSDLERAVEFYRDVLGLDVLSRFAVGGEAFATGVGVDGASADFAHLDAGGARIELVEYAPEGDAVAESDLNRPGATHLGLEVEDLDAVYEGLPDDVETLAAPQTTESGTRILFVRDPEGTLVELLET
- a CDS encoding RPA family protein → MASTPTREVAQRVFAREFNDASYTFQESDDERAPRYALLPTGERANRVFLVGTLTETEDVGEDSEYWQGRVVDPNGDTFFMYAGQYQPDAASMLRELEPPAYVAVVGKPRTYETEEGDVNVSIRPESISKVDEATRDRWVAETAERTLDRIRRFTESDPEDPATNEYVAMAYEHYGDDVERYKQGVLGALESLQDEQAEASA
- a CDS encoding replication factor A (Replication protein A protects and stabilize the intermediate ssDNA that is generated by the unwinding action of a DNA helicase at the replication fork. In addition, SSBs prevent the formation of secondary structures by single-stranded template DNA.); translated protein: MSETDLRTHAEEIHEQFSDQLDLTVDDVEERLETLVDEYKVPLTEARRSVTNTYLDEAGMDRDQLSGGGGNEQVTVSDVDAPEEWVDMRVTVVELWDPRADAVAQVGLLGDETGTIKFTKWSKSDLPELEEGKSYALRNVVTDEYQGRFSVKLNRTTTIEELDEEIEVGDDSVEVEGALVDIQSGSGLIKRCPEDDCTRVLQNGRCSEHGEVEGEFDLRIKGVLDDGEEVIEVIFDEEATEQLTGISLEEAKEMAMDALDTTVVADEMRKDILGRYYRVTGPTFGRYVLADEQERLTGTVDADELLIKARSI
- a CDS encoding DUF7091 family protein; translated protein: MSDGDDRGDRLGRFIEGALRSVGDQLSEAKRAYSDGKRAALAGLPRDEDGRARIVCRRHAEYRAVSLDPASRPDCFDPDHPDCQGCVEDIRDETIETW
- a CDS encoding SDR family oxidoreductase, encoding MDLELDGNVALCTAATSGLGLASAERLAREGADVAVCGTTPAHVDGARERLDAAGEGDVLAVEADITDRDEVEAFVEETVAELGGLDHVVTSAGGPAPGSFLDTTEREWYGAYDVLVMSVVWTTRFAYPYLRDSEAGTVVNITSRSVREVIDDLVLSNAVRRAVIGLMKTQAREFAPEVRVNAVLPGAHETPRIEELVDAAVERGEYDSYEAGIESWSDAPLGRVGQPEELGDVVAFLSSARSSYVTGTALPVDGGSMRS
- a CDS encoding TRAM domain-containing protein, with product MPDCPLADECPSFTERIEGMGCTHYGDRGGAEWCNHYSQPISDLKSQPVKIGQEVEVEVDDIHESGAGVGRTEDGFIVMVDGVLPPAKSLVKITKVRSNHARADELERLERDEDDADDDSDAADADDGEAEDDADDNRRLGSRDNFWGS
- a CDS encoding globin-coupled sensor protein; this encodes MTSYAEVFGQGGLNDRVDPDALLTDIGLDRAEIAWRKDFVDFDEDDVARLDGLRTLFEANAEEIGDRFYENLTQYDQTVEVLGRSPKAVDALKQTQEAYFATLAGGEYGEEYFRNRARIGKLHDVLDMPMKHYIGQYGVYYDLVLPLLTDRASDRIHDRVATALNGAATDGGVAADATADGDETLDAVQTAVDEELADLRADISAVLRIINLDMQVVADTYIHSYSQQLSAEVDRRERLAAEVESDLEAPMTELRRSADSVADSSQQIADLTTEQSKRVQSIASEVSNMSATVEEVAASASEVERNSEDAQSLAEDGQDAADEAMAVMDDVGDAVDGVADDVDELQDRVGEIDAVVEVINDIAEQTNILALNASIEAARAGEAGSGFAVVADEVKSLAGESKERAQEIEALVAAIEADTEDTVDSLAETTRQIERGFERVGEAMQLLDDIASAVEETATGIREVSEATDDQAASTEEVASMLDELVAQADTVAAEVEQIAAANEQQAATMDEVAQNVRRLTE
- a CDS encoding DUF373 family protein; this encodes MLLVLCVDLDDDLGRKTDVQTPVIGRENVVDAAVALAQADPEDSDVNVLFEGVHIADAIDDEPVEVAAVTGVDAGDVAANRAVGEEVDTVLASLTASEDVRALVVTDGAQDESVVPVIRSRIRIDGVRRVVVRQAQDLESMYYTIKQVLDDPETRGTLLVPLGILLLIYPLTIAVDSLGLPGSALGIISGLLGLYVLARGLGAEQLLDEAADSVTSSLYAGRVTIITYVVAAALLAIGGVSGVATLEAQPTPRSPVEVMAALVYGAVQWFAAAGITSSLGRVTDEYLQDTFEWRYLNAPFYVLAIGGVLHGLSAFFLGLQSLEYLAVILTGGTLLGLASTLAFAVAESRLETAERHNQGPGGPSSE